In Phacochoerus africanus isolate WHEZ1 chromosome 2, ROS_Pafr_v1, whole genome shotgun sequence, one DNA window encodes the following:
- the GMFB gene encoding glia maturation factor beta isoform X1, whose product MSESLVVCDVAEDLVEKLRKFRFRKETNNAAIIMKIDKDKRLVVLDEELEGISPDELKDELPERQPRTFIVYSYKYQHDDGRVSYPLCFIFSSPVGCKPEQQMMYAGSKNKLVQTAELTKVFEIRNTEDLTEEWLREKLGFFH is encoded by the exons ATG agCGAGTCTTTGGTGGTTTGTGATGTTGCTGAAGATTTAGTGGAAAAACTGAGAAAGTTTCGTTTtcgaaaagaaacaaacaatgcTGCCATTATAA tgaaaattGATAAGGATAAACGCCTGGTGGTGCTGGATGAAGAGCTTGAG GGCATTTCACCAGATGAACTTAAAGATGAACTACCTGAACGACAACCTCG AACCTTCATTGTGTATAGTTATAAATATCAACATGATGACGGAAGAGTTTCATACCCTCTGTGCTTTATTTTCTCCAGTCCTGTTG GATGTAAGCCTGAACAACAGATGATGTATGCCGGGAGTAAGAATAAGCTAGTCCAAACAGCTGAACTAACCAAG gtaTTTGAAATAAGAAATACTGAAGACCTAACTGAAGAATGGTTACGTGAGAAACTTGGATTTTTCCACTAA
- the GMFB gene encoding glia maturation factor beta isoform X2 — protein MSESLVVCDVAEDLVEKLRKFRFRKETNNAAIIMKIDKDKRLVVLDEELEGISPDELKDELPERQPRFIVYSYKYQHDDGRVSYPLCFIFSSPVGCKPEQQMMYAGSKNKLVQTAELTKVFEIRNTEDLTEEWLREKLGFFH, from the exons ATG agCGAGTCTTTGGTGGTTTGTGATGTTGCTGAAGATTTAGTGGAAAAACTGAGAAAGTTTCGTTTtcgaaaagaaacaaacaatgcTGCCATTATAA tgaaaattGATAAGGATAAACGCCTGGTGGTGCTGGATGAAGAGCTTGAG GGCATTTCACCAGATGAACTTAAAGATGAACTACCTGAACGACAACCTCG CTTCATTGTGTATAGTTATAAATATCAACATGATGACGGAAGAGTTTCATACCCTCTGTGCTTTATTTTCTCCAGTCCTGTTG GATGTAAGCCTGAACAACAGATGATGTATGCCGGGAGTAAGAATAAGCTAGTCCAAACAGCTGAACTAACCAAG gtaTTTGAAATAAGAAATACTGAAGACCTAACTGAAGAATGGTTACGTGAGAAACTTGGATTTTTCCACTAA
- the GMFB gene encoding glia maturation factor beta isoform X3, producing the protein MSESLVVCDVAEDLVEKLRKFRFRKETNNAAIIMKIDKDKRLVVLDEELEGISPDELKDELPERQPRTFIVYSYKYQHDDGRVSYPLCFIFSSPVGCKPEQQMMYAGSKNKLVQTAELTKMKVFRTAQ; encoded by the exons ATG agCGAGTCTTTGGTGGTTTGTGATGTTGCTGAAGATTTAGTGGAAAAACTGAGAAAGTTTCGTTTtcgaaaagaaacaaacaatgcTGCCATTATAA tgaaaattGATAAGGATAAACGCCTGGTGGTGCTGGATGAAGAGCTTGAG GGCATTTCACCAGATGAACTTAAAGATGAACTACCTGAACGACAACCTCG AACCTTCATTGTGTATAGTTATAAATATCAACATGATGACGGAAGAGTTTCATACCCTCTGTGCTTTATTTTCTCCAGTCCTGTTG GATGTAAGCCTGAACAACAGATGATGTATGCCGGGAGTAAGAATAAGCTAGTCCAAACAGCTGAACTAACCAAG ATGAAAGTCTTTAGAACAGCACAGTAA
- the LOC125119847 gene encoding atherin-like — protein MLPLAKAAAAAGGGQLAAREKLPAARPEAAADPPGALPADTGFGKQESPASWPSPPAPALPGSNSPFSFRPSAAFRLPLGPFKNGTAAASVPARRLAEPPPPATRQLQGST, from the coding sequence ATGCTGCCCTTGGCAaaggcggcagcggcggcgggcgggggccAACTCGCAGCAAGAGAGAAACTACCAGCAGCCAGGCCGGAAGCGGCCGCCGACCCACCCGGGGCGCTGCCCGCCGATACCGGCTTCGGCAAACAGGAAAGCCCGGCGAGCTGGCCCAGCCCTCCGGCCCCCGCCCTCCCCGGCAGCAACTCACCATTTTCCTTCCGGCCGTCAGCAGCCTTTCGCCTCCCCTTGGGCCCCTTTAAGAATGGCACGGCTGCCGCCTCCGTTCCTGCACGGCGCCTGGCAGAGCCGCCCCCACCAGCTACGCGGCAGCTGCAGGGCAGCACGTGA